The following are encoded together in the Pleurocapsa sp. FMAR1 genome:
- the lepB gene encoding signal peptidase I yields the protein MSTIKKQPSRQAKPENFWLESVKTLGLSLFLAFGIRTFIAEARYIPSGSMLPTLQINDRLIIDKISYDFSNPKRGDIVVFNPTKTLEAENFHEAFIKRLIGLPGDKVEVKNGKVYVNNLPIKENYLEARPDYQWGPVVVPTNSYLVLGDNRNNSYDSHYWGFVPRQNIIGKAMFRFWPFNRIGDIERPVYVLKNTDNK from the coding sequence ATGTCCACAATTAAAAAACAGCCATCTCGCCAGGCAAAACCAGAAAATTTTTGGCTTGAAAGTGTTAAAACTCTGGGTCTTAGCTTATTTCTGGCATTTGGGATTCGGACTTTTATTGCCGAAGCTCGTTATATTCCCTCAGGCTCAATGTTACCGACACTGCAAATAAATGACCGCCTGATCATTGACAAGATTAGCTATGATTTTAGCAATCCTAAAAGAGGAGATATTGTAGTTTTTAATCCCACCAAAACTTTAGAAGCAGAAAATTTTCATGAGGCTTTTATAAAAAGGCTTATCGGTTTACCTGGAGACAAAGTTGAGGTCAAAAACGGCAAAGTATATGTCAATAATCTTCCTATCAAAGAAAATTACCTCGAAGCACGACCTGATTATCAATGGGGACCAGTAGTCGTTCCTACTAACTCCTATTTAGTTCTGGGGGATAATCGCAACAATAGCTATGACAGTCATTACTGGGGTTTCGTCCCCCGTCAAAATATTATCGGTAAGGCAATGTTTCGTTTTTGGCCTTTTAATCGTATTGGCGATATCGAGCGTCCTGTTTATGTTTTGAAAAACACAGATAACAAATAG
- a CDS encoding cold shock domain-containing protein: MKPVLNKGELITWKDDRGFGFIKPNGGGKKVCLHISQLKDLTNPHPQAPSCLGQHSLELRAKYFMSFLDST; the protein is encoded by the coding sequence ATGAAACCTGTTCTAAACAAAGGAGAATTAATAACCTGGAAAGATGATAGAGGTTTTGGCTTTATTAAACCGAATGGTGGCGGTAAAAAAGTTTGTTTGCACATTTCTCAACTTAAAGACTTGACCAACCCTCACCCGCAGGCACCTTCGTGTCTTGGTCAGCATTCCCTTGAACTTCGGGCTAAATATTTTATGAGTTTTTTGGACTCAACCTAG
- a CDS encoding HPP family protein encodes MGFGDSPLAQPRNVIVGNTIGALTCVILVHLFGTAPWVMALAVATTIKLTQLTRTVHPPAGAVALVGVLSNADWHFIFTPALGGSIIIVLVTVIFSNLVEGRPYPKHWL; translated from the coding sequence TTGGGGTTCGGTGATAGTCCTCTGGCTCAACCACGCAATGTTATTGTAGGTAATACAATAGGTGCATTGACTTGCGTAATTTTAGTACATCTATTTGGTACAGCCCCTTGGGTCATGGCTCTGGCGGTAGCTACCACCATTAAATTAACCCAATTAACCAGAACAGTACATCCACCAGCAGGAGCAGTCGCTTTAGTCGGAGTTTTGAGTAATGCAGATTGGCACTTTATTTTTACTCCAGCCTTAGGGGGGTCAATTATTATCGTTTTAGTTACTGTAATCTTTAGTAATTTAGTTGAGGGTAGACCTTATCCTAAGCATTGGCTGTAA
- a CDS encoding HPP family protein: MLFKKNFHRKYINRGVLRRWRRKFYTLQQSHKHQPKFSWQHIGLSYLGSFIGIAILAYLSVYSSYPLIAAPFGATAVLVFGVR; the protein is encoded by the coding sequence ATGCTGTTTAAAAAAAACTTCCATCGAAAATACATTAATCGGGGTGTTCTAAGGCGTTGGAGACGTAAATTTTATACTTTACAACAGAGCCACAAACACCAACCAAAATTTTCCTGGCAACATATTGGGCTTTCTTATCTTGGTAGTTTTATCGGCATCGCCATTTTAGCTTATCTTTCAGTTTATAGTTCTTACCCTTTGATTGCTGCACCTTTTGGAGCAACGGCGGTCTTGGTTTTTGGGGTTCGGTGA
- a CDS encoding cyclic nucleotide-binding domain-containing protein, with protein MHEGDRLEQRLHALIRKLEIKKTAANGKKTLVRLIPPGELFAAPAVFGNGISSATIICKMESQVFTIDHCALLYVISQSPEISVSVAKMLN; from the coding sequence ATGCACGAAGGCGATCGCCTGGAGCAACGGCTTCATGCTTTAATTAGAAAATTAGAAATTAAAAAGACTGCTGCTAATGGTAAGAAAACACTAGTGCGCCTAATTCCCCCAGGAGAACTTTTTGCTGCGCCTGCTGTTTTTGGTAACGGAATTTCTTCCGCAACGATAATCTGTAAAATGGAGTCGCAAGTATTTACTATCGATCACTGCGCTTTATTATATGTAATTTCTCAGTCGCCAGAAATTAGCGTTAGTGTAGCAAAGATGTTGAATTAA
- a CDS encoding IS1 family transposase — protein MKCPKCQSNRTIKNGHRRGKQCYKCHDCGRQYVESPVIRSYPLEVKQLCLKMYLNGMGLRGIERVTEIHHTTIMDWVRQAGLKLPDAPEESEIPEITEIDELQTFIGNKRNKIWVWTIVNYWKPGIILWTVGDRSSSSFHTLWLIIKCWHSFCYVTDGWKVYPGFIAPEDHLVCKTYMTRVEGENTRLRHYLARLHRKTLCYSKSLDMLKCPIRFLLHYLKFHTVETIF, from the coding sequence ATGAAATGTCCTAAGTGTCAATCAAATAGAACTATTAAAAATGGTCATCGCCGCGGAAAGCAATGCTACAAGTGTCACGATTGCGGTCGTCAGTATGTTGAATCGCCTGTAATACGTAGCTATCCACTAGAAGTAAAACAACTATGTCTCAAAATGTATTTAAATGGCATGGGGTTACGTGGAATTGAACGAGTTACAGAAATTCATCATACAACCATCATGGATTGGGTTAGGCAAGCAGGATTAAAGCTACCCGATGCACCAGAAGAGTCAGAAATTCCTGAAATAACCGAAATTGATGAATTACAAACTTTTATCGGAAATAAACGCAATAAAATATGGGTTTGGACAATCGTTAATTATTGGAAACCAGGCATTATTCTTTGGACAGTAGGCGATCGCAGTAGCTCTAGTTTTCATACCCTTTGGTTAATCATTAAATGCTGGCATAGTTTCTGTTACGTCACTGACGGATGGAAAGTATATCCTGGATTTATTGCCCCTGAAGATCATTTGGTTTGTAAGACCTATATGACCAGAGTTGAGGGGGAGAATACAAGACTTCGACACTATTTAGCTCGTTTACATCGCAAGACTCTCTGTTATTCTAAATCTTTAGATATGCTGAAATGTCCGATCCGCTTCTTACTTCACTATCTCAAGTTTCATACAGTTGAAACTATTTTCTGA
- a CDS encoding IS1 family transposase — MTVWMAVSCPSCKSTDLVRNGKINRSSNATRFVAKIKNVFVALS; from the coding sequence ATGACGGTTTGGATGGCGGTGAGTTGTCCTAGTTGTAAATCTACGGATTTGGTAAGAAATGGAAAAATAAATAGGTCAAGCAACGCAACGCGCTTCGTTGCCAAAATCAAAAATGTCTTCGTGGCACTTTCATAG
- the glyQ gene encoding glycine--tRNA ligase subunit alpha produces MSLSFQEIIATLNGFWSDRGCVIVQPYDTEKGAGTMSPQTFLRAIGPEPWSVAYTEPCRRPTDGRYGENPNRVQHFYQYQVLIKPSPDNIQDIYLESLQALGIHLENHDVRFVEDNWESPTLGAWGVGWEVWLDGMEVTQFTYFQQCGGIDCRPVSIEITYGLERLAMYLQDVDAITKIRWNDLLSYGDIFLQAEIEQCTYNFEASDPDLLFSLFNLYEQEAKQLIERGLVIPSLDYVLKCSHSFNLLDARGVIAVTERTRYIGRIRNMARQVAQLYLEQRESLGFPLQKIS; encoded by the coding sequence ATGTCTTTGTCCTTTCAAGAAATTATTGCTACATTGAACGGTTTTTGGAGCGATCGCGGTTGTGTTATTGTCCAGCCTTATGACACGGAAAAAGGAGCAGGGACAATGAGTCCTCAAACTTTTCTACGGGCAATCGGTCCAGAACCTTGGTCTGTGGCATATACAGAACCTTGTCGTCGTCCCACTGATGGACGTTATGGTGAAAATCCCAATCGAGTTCAACATTTTTATCAGTACCAAGTTTTAATTAAGCCATCTCCAGATAACATTCAGGACATTTATTTGGAATCACTCCAAGCTTTAGGAATTCATCTAGAAAATCATGATGTTCGTTTTGTAGAAGATAATTGGGAATCTCCCACTCTGGGTGCTTGGGGTGTAGGCTGGGAAGTCTGGTTAGATGGCATGGAAGTGACTCAGTTTACTTATTTTCAGCAATGTGGAGGGATTGATTGCCGTCCTGTTTCAATTGAAATTACTTATGGTCTTGAGAGATTAGCTATGTATCTACAAGATGTGGATGCTATCACCAAAATTAGATGGAACGATCTCCTGAGCTACGGAGACATTTTCTTACAGGCCGAAATAGAGCAGTGTACTTACAACTTTGAAGCCTCTGACCCTGACCTACTGTTCAGTTTATTTAATCTTTATGAGCAAGAAGCTAAACAATTAATTGAGCGAGGTTTAGTTATTCCTAGTTTAGACTACGTTCTTAAATGTTCTCATAGCTTTAATTTATTAGATGCTAGAGGAGTGATCGCCGTTACCGAAAGAACTCGCTATATAGGTAGAATTCGCAATATGGCTAGGCAAGTCGCCCAACTGTACTTAGAACAGAGAGAAAGTCTTGGTTTTCCTTTGCAAAAGATTAGTTAG
- a CDS encoding Fe(3+) ABC transporter substrate-binding protein, with amino-acid sequence MNNQINRFSRRFFLGASTAAIVVACSQTQPEQPQSETKTEETPKQAGQVNIYSARHYNTDDQLYDGFTKKTGIKVNLIEGKDDELIERIKSEGANSPADILMTVDGGRLWRAEQAGVFAPVNSELLNEKIPANLRDPNNLWFAFSKRARVIMYNKDKVKPTDLATYEDLADPKWKGKILMRSSSNIYNQSLVAGMIEAKGEEATSEWIKGLVANFARPPQSTDTGNIEAVAAGLGDVTLANTYYLARYEDKPEIFAKIGVIFPNQENRGTHVNISGAGLLKNASDRENAIAFLEYLASPEAQEFFAVKNNEYPVVQGTPLREVVKSFGEFKDDTTNVAAYGKNNAAAVKIMDRSGWK; translated from the coding sequence ATGAATAATCAAATAAATAGGTTTTCTCGGCGTTTTTTTTTGGGTGCTAGTACAGCAGCCATAGTTGTTGCCTGTAGCCAAACTCAGCCAGAACAGCCTCAAAGTGAAACCAAAACAGAAGAAACGCCAAAACAAGCTGGACAAGTAAATATTTACTCTGCCCGTCACTACAATACCGACGATCAGCTATATGACGGTTTTACTAAGAAGACGGGTATCAAAGTCAACCTAATTGAAGGTAAAGATGATGAACTGATTGAAAGGATCAAAAGCGAAGGTGCAAATAGTCCCGCAGACATTTTGATGACCGTTGATGGAGGAAGGTTATGGCGTGCTGAACAAGCTGGTGTTTTTGCTCCAGTAAATTCAGAACTCTTGAATGAAAAAATTCCTGCTAATTTACGAGATCCTAATAATCTTTGGTTTGCTTTCAGTAAACGGGCGCGGGTAATTATGTATAACAAGGATAAAGTAAAACCTACGGATTTAGCTACTTATGAAGATTTAGCCGATCCTAAATGGAAAGGCAAAATTTTAATGCGTTCTTCAAGTAATATTTATAATCAGTCTTTAGTTGCTGGAATGATTGAAGCAAAAGGAGAGGAAGCAACTTCAGAATGGATCAAAGGGTTAGTAGCTAATTTTGCTCGTCCTCCCCAGAGTACTGACACAGGTAATATTGAGGCGGTAGCTGCGGGACTCGGAGATGTTACTCTTGCCAATACTTACTATTTAGCTAGATATGAAGATAAGCCAGAAATATTTGCAAAAATTGGCGTGATATTTCCTAATCAAGAGAATCGAGGAACTCATGTCAATATTAGTGGTGCAGGATTATTAAAAAATGCTTCCGACAGAGAAAATGCGATCGCCTTTCTCGAATATCTTGCTAGCCCCGAAGCTCAAGAATTTTTTGCAGTGAAAAATAATGAGTATCCTGTAGTACAAGGAACACCGCTCAGGGAAGTAGTAAAAAGCTTTGGCGAGTTTAAGGACGATACTACTAATGTTGCTGCATACGGCAAAAATAATGCTGCTGCTGTTAAGATTATGGATCGCTCAGGATGGAAATAA
- a CDS encoding N-acetylmuramoyl-L-alanine amidase, whose amino-acid sequence MKQFLGLAAMTIVLLVGGLLATPSSAQVKSPSSLFIVYPPLEHQTVAEKMFFIGTAPPQDRVFINDKLVKNRSNAGHFAPTLPLKMGENIFKIRDRDREIKIKVTRISSQPKIPLGLAFENDSLLPGVDIARLVDEPICFSAVATPDANVSVRLGNSKIMLLPQVNSVELPLNSAVLTEANEPEQSLNIGKYAGCTTLDYPFNYGKPIFELEQNNKQVIRQGKGEITILSPQDIKVVEVIADEGVARTGASSDYSRLTPLPKGTRARVTGKEGEWFRLDYGGWIEESETKTVLGNIPPLSLIRGITSRQVNSATEIVFPLQVPVPVEVKQKEDSITLTLHNTTAQTDTIRLNADPIIKRLDWQQVSPTQLDYTFVLHTQQQWGYDLRYKGSSLIFSIRHSPIASLLPIAGSMLSEDGRTTGKAIKTNSERLDNIKILLDPGHGGKESGSKGPTGYPEKDVNLLTSKLVEQELTKLGATVYVTRNKDIDVSLEERVAMIDKIKPDLALSIHYNALPDGGDAEKTKGISSYWYNTQAHAPAMFLQNYLVTNLNRPDYGTFWNNLALTRPYTAPSILLELGFMINPEEFEWITNSKEQQKLAITLAQGIREWFATLE is encoded by the coding sequence ATGAAACAATTTCTTGGTCTGGCAGCTATGACTATTGTTCTGCTGGTAGGTGGTCTATTGGCTACCCCTTCCTCTGCCCAGGTGAAATCGCCATCGTCTCTATTCATTGTTTATCCACCACTAGAACATCAAACTGTCGCCGAGAAAATGTTTTTTATTGGTACAGCACCTCCGCAGGATCGAGTTTTCATTAACGATAAACTAGTTAAAAATCGTAGTAATGCAGGACATTTTGCTCCTACTCTGCCTCTGAAAATGGGAGAAAACATTTTCAAAATTCGCGATCGCGATCGCGAAATAAAAATAAAAGTTACCCGTATTAGTAGCCAACCAAAAATCCCCTTAGGATTAGCTTTTGAAAATGATTCTTTATTACCAGGAGTAGATATTGCTCGTTTAGTCGATGAACCAATCTGTTTTAGTGCAGTTGCGACCCCAGATGCTAATGTGTCGGTACGGCTAGGTAATAGTAAGATTATGCTTTTACCTCAAGTAAATTCTGTTGAGTTGCCACTAAATTCTGCGGTATTAACAGAAGCAAATGAACCTGAACAAAGTCTAAATATTGGTAAATATGCAGGATGCACTACGTTGGATTATCCGTTTAATTATGGTAAGCCCATTTTTGAATTAGAACAAAATAATAAGCAGGTAATTCGCCAAGGTAAAGGAGAAATTACAATTCTTTCTCCTCAAGACATTAAAGTAGTGGAAGTTATTGCCGATGAGGGAGTTGCCAGGACAGGGGCGAGCAGTGATTATTCTCGTTTAACTCCTCTACCCAAAGGAACAAGAGCCAGAGTAACAGGCAAAGAAGGAGAATGGTTTCGGTTAGATTATGGTGGCTGGATTGAAGAGTCGGAAACAAAGACCGTGTTGGGTAATATACCGCCTCTATCTTTGATTCGAGGCATTACTTCTAGACAAGTAAATTCGGCAACTGAAATTGTTTTTCCTTTGCAAGTGCCTGTGCCAGTGGAGGTTAAACAAAAAGAAGATAGTATTACTCTGACCTTGCACAATACTACTGCCCAAACTGATACTATTCGTCTAAATGCTGACCCCATAATTAAACGTCTTGACTGGCAACAAGTATCCCCTACTCAGCTTGATTATACTTTTGTACTTCATACGCAACAGCAGTGGGGTTATGACTTGCGTTATAAAGGGTCAAGCTTAATATTCTCGATACGTCACTCTCCTATAGCATCACTATTACCTATTGCTGGCTCAATGTTGTCTGAAGATGGTCGGACTACAGGTAAAGCCATTAAAACCAATTCAGAAAGATTAGACAATATCAAAATACTTTTGGATCCTGGACACGGAGGTAAAGAATCTGGTTCAAAAGGTCCAACAGGCTATCCTGAAAAAGATGTTAACTTACTAACGTCTAAATTAGTAGAGCAAGAGCTAACCAAATTAGGTGCCACGGTTTATGTGACTAGGAATAAAGATATTGACGTTTCTCTCGAAGAAAGAGTAGCGATGATTGATAAAATAAAACCCGATTTAGCTCTTTCGATTCACTACAATGCTCTGCCAGATGGTGGAGATGCCGAGAAAACAAAAGGAATAAGTAGCTATTGGTACAACACCCAAGCTCATGCTCCTGCAATGTTTTTACAAAATTATCTGGTTACTAACTTAAATCGTCCTGACTATGGCACTTTTTGGAATAACCTCGCCCTGACTCGTCCTTATACTGCACCCTCAATTTTATTGGAGTTGGGTTTTATGATCAACCCTGAAGAATTTGAATGGATTACAAACAGTAAAGAACAGCAAAAATTAGCCATAACCCTTGCTCAAGGAATTAGAGAGTGGTTTGCGACGTTGGAATAA
- the leuS gene encoding leucine--tRNA ligase produces the protein MESRYNAAEIEQKWQHQWQESAIDKTPERNEQPKFYALSMFPYPSGNLHMGHVRNYVITDVIARLKRMQGYRVLHPMGWDAFGLPAENAAIDRGIPPAKWTLQNIAQMREQLKQLGLSIDWDREVATCCPDYYRWTQWLFLQFLDGGLAYQKEAAVNWDPIDQTVLANEQVDNEGRSWRSGAIVERKLLKQWFFKITDYAEKLLQDLDQLEGWPERVKTMQANWIGKSVGAYLEFPIVGRDDKIAVFTTRPDTVYGVTYLVLAPEHPLTPEVTTTEQKEAVEAFIEEIKQQSEIERTAEDKPKRGILTGGSAINPFNEQEVPILIADYVLYEYGTGAVMGVPAHDVRDFKFATEKSLPIKTVVVPKDTDVEAISQSPLPEAYTEPGIIVNSGQFDGMPSIEGKTKIIEYAEQQGYGKARVQYRLRDWLISRQRYWGCPIPVIHCEVCGTVPVPDSDLPVELPESVELSGRGGSPLAQLDSWINVNCPCCGQPAKRETDTMDTFIDSSWYFLRYSDANNSNTAFAQDKVNDWLPVDQYVGGIEHAILHLLYSRFFTKVLRDRGLLNFDEPFKRLLTQGMVQGLTYKNPQTNKYIPSANIDPNNPQDPETGDKLEPFFEKMSKSKYNGVAPEDVIAQYGVDTARMFALFKAPPEKDLEWDEADVEGQFRFLNRVWSLVTSYDSGSVTEISAELTQTEKDLRRAIHTAIKEISEDLTGDYQFNTAVSELMKLSNALKDAKCNTSPVYQEGIETLVLLLAPFAPHIAEELWSHLGNIESVHKQQWREVDSSALEVDEITLVVQIMGKTRGTIQVPAGSDKVALEKYATESEIAQRYIEGKEIRKVIVVPNKLVNFVVAK, from the coding sequence GTGGAGTCACGATACAACGCAGCCGAAATAGAACAGAAGTGGCAACACCAATGGCAAGAATCGGCAATTGACAAAACCCCTGAGCGCAATGAGCAACCTAAATTTTATGCTCTTTCTATGTTTCCCTATCCTTCGGGAAACTTACATATGGGTCATGTCCGTAACTATGTAATTACTGATGTGATTGCTCGTCTTAAGAGAATGCAGGGTTATCGAGTGCTGCATCCTATGGGTTGGGATGCCTTTGGTTTACCTGCCGAAAATGCAGCCATCGATCGCGGTATTCCGCCTGCAAAATGGACATTGCAAAACATTGCTCAAATGCGCGAACAGCTAAAGCAACTAGGGCTTTCAATTGACTGGGATCGAGAAGTTGCAACTTGTTGTCCTGACTATTATCGATGGACACAATGGCTGTTTCTTCAGTTTCTTGATGGGGGATTGGCTTATCAAAAAGAGGCTGCCGTTAACTGGGATCCTATCGATCAAACTGTGCTTGCTAACGAACAGGTAGATAATGAAGGGCGTTCTTGGCGTTCTGGAGCAATAGTCGAACGTAAACTGCTCAAGCAATGGTTTTTTAAGATCACTGACTACGCTGAAAAATTGTTGCAAGATTTAGATCAGCTAGAAGGTTGGCCAGAAAGAGTCAAAACTATGCAAGCCAACTGGATTGGTAAGTCTGTCGGAGCTTATTTAGAATTTCCTATCGTTGGTCGTGACGACAAAATTGCTGTATTTACTACTCGCCCAGATACAGTTTATGGCGTAACTTATTTAGTTCTTGCGCCCGAACATCCTTTAACTCCTGAAGTGACTACGACCGAACAGAAAGAGGCAGTAGAAGCGTTTATCGAAGAGATTAAACAGCAAAGTGAAATTGAAAGAACAGCAGAGGATAAACCAAAAAGAGGCATTCTAACGGGAGGAAGTGCAATCAATCCTTTTAATGAACAAGAAGTGCCAATTTTAATCGCTGACTATGTTCTCTATGAATATGGTACAGGGGCAGTGATGGGTGTTCCTGCTCACGATGTGAGGGATTTTAAATTTGCCACTGAGAAGAGTTTACCAATTAAAACTGTAGTTGTTCCTAAAGATACCGACGTAGAGGCAATTAGCCAATCGCCCTTACCTGAAGCATATACTGAACCTGGCATCATAGTTAATTCGGGGCAGTTTGATGGTATGCCATCTATTGAAGGGAAAACCAAAATTATTGAATATGCAGAACAACAGGGTTACGGTAAAGCCAGAGTGCAATATCGTCTGCGGGATTGGTTGATTTCTCGCCAAAGATATTGGGGTTGTCCCATACCAGTTATTCATTGCGAAGTCTGTGGTACTGTACCTGTGCCTGATAGCGATCTTCCTGTTGAATTACCTGAATCTGTTGAATTGTCGGGGCGTGGTGGTTCTCCTTTGGCTCAGTTGGATAGCTGGATTAATGTAAATTGTCCTTGTTGTGGTCAACCTGCAAAACGGGAAACGGACACCATGGATACTTTTATTGATTCTTCCTGGTACTTCCTCCGCTATAGTGATGCCAATAATTCAAACACAGCGTTTGCTCAAGATAAGGTTAATGATTGGCTGCCTGTGGATCAATATGTAGGCGGTATTGAACACGCAATTTTGCACCTACTTTATTCTCGCTTCTTTACAAAGGTATTGCGAGACAGGGGTTTACTTAATTTTGATGAGCCGTTTAAACGCTTGCTCACTCAGGGAATGGTGCAGGGATTAACTTACAAAAATCCTCAGACTAATAAGTATATTCCCTCAGCAAATATCGATCCCAACAATCCTCAAGATCCAGAGACAGGAGATAAGCTAGAGCCTTTCTTTGAAAAGATGTCTAAATCTAAATATAACGGTGTAGCACCAGAAGATGTGATTGCCCAATATGGTGTAGATACGGCGCGGATGTTTGCTCTATTTAAAGCTCCACCAGAGAAAGATTTAGAATGGGATGAGGCTGATGTTGAAGGGCAATTTCGCTTTTTAAATCGGGTTTGGTCTTTGGTGACTAGCTATGATTCTGGCAGCGTTACTGAGATATCGGCAGAACTAACTCAAACCGAAAAAGACTTACGCCGAGCTATTCATACTGCCATCAAAGAGATTTCTGAAGATTTAACTGGAGATTACCAGTTTAATACAGCGGTTTCGGAGTTGATGAAGTTGAGCAATGCTTTGAAAGATGCCAAATGCAATACTTCTCCAGTTTATCAAGAGGGAATTGAAACCTTAGTTCTCTTGCTTGCTCCTTTTGCGCCTCATATCGCCGAGGAATTATGGAGTCACTTAGGTAATATTGAATCTGTCCACAAGCAACAGTGGCGCGAGGTAGATTCTTCTGCTTTAGAAGTAGATGAAATTACTTTGGTGGTGCAGATTATGGGTAAAACTCGCGGTACAATTCAAGTGCCTGCTGGCTCTGATAAAGTAGCCCTAGAAAAATATGCCACAGAATCAGAGATTGCCCAGCGTTATATAGAAGGAAAAGAAATTAGAAAAGTAATTGTTGTACCTAACAAGCTGGTTAATTTTGTAGTAGCGAAATAG